The DNA segment CTCGCCGGAGCGGGCGGGGGCACGCCCCTCGGCGAGCCGGTAGGGGTTGAGCTTCGCGTCGGGGATCCAGTTGCCGGCGAGGGTCGGCGGCCCCTGCCCGCCGACGGGCCTGCCGTCCGCGCCGACGAGCTGGCCGGCCCCCTGGATGTCCGGTGCCGCGGCGGCCACGCCCGGGACCCGCTCGACGGCGGTCACCAGCAAGGTCTCCACGGGGCTCCGGACGCCCTGCGCGTTGCCCGGCGTGGTGATGACGTCGGCGCCGCGCACGACGGCGTCCGTGCCGCCGGCCGCCTCGCCGAACATGGTGTCGAAGCTCGCGCGCAGCGTGTCGCCCATGACCAGGGTGCCGGCCAGGAAGGCGACGCCGAGGAACACGGCGAGGAAGGTGCCGGCGAAGCGACGCCGGTGCGTGCGCAGGGAGTTGAGACTGAGCCTGAGGGAGGCGTTCACGTCCGCACCTCGAAGGCCTTCATGCGGTCCAGGACCTTGTCGGCGGTCGGGGAGGACATCCGGTCGACCAGCCGCCCGTCGGCGAGGAAGAGGACCTCGTCGGCGTGGGCGGCGGCGACCGGGTCATGGGTGACCATGACGACCGTACGGTCCGTCTCGCGCACGGCGCGACCGAGGAGGCCGAGGACCTCCTCGCCGGAGCGGGAGTCGAGGTTCCCGGTCGGTTCGTCGGCGAAGACGACGTCCGGGCTGCCCGCGAACGCCCGTGCCACGGCGACGCGTTGCTGCTGGCCGCCGGAGAGTTCGAAGGGCCGGTGGTGCAGCCGGTCACGCAGCCCGACGATGTCCACGAGCGTGTCGATCCATTCCCGGTCGCCGCGCCTGCCGGCCAGGTCCAGGGGCAGCGTGATGTTCTCCTCGACGGTCAGCGTCGGCACCAGGTTGAACGCCTGGAAGACGAAGCCGACCCGGTCGCGGCGCAGCAGGGTCAGCCGGCGGTCGTCGAGCGCGCCCAGTTCGGTGTCCCCGATCCAGGCCGCGCCGGAGGTGAGCGTGTCGAGGCCGGCGGCGCAGTGCATGAGGGTGGACTTGCCCGAGCCCGAGGGGCCCATGATCGCGGTGAAGCGTCCGGCGGGGAAGTCCACGTCCACGCCATCGAGGGCGCGTACGGCGGTGTCGCCCGCGCCGTACAGCTTCACGGCGCCCACGACGCGGGCCGCCGTACGCCGTGCGGTCGTCGTGGTCATGCCGCACCGCCCTTGCCGGCGCGGCCGAACTGCTCCTCCAGGACGGACAGGCGGCGCCAGTACTCGTCCTCCTCGATCTCGCCCGCGGCGAACCGGCGGCCGAGGACCGCGAGCGGGGAGTCGGCCGCCGGGCGGTCGCTCTCCAGGGCCCGCCACGGGCCGCCGCGGCCACGCCGGGCGGTACGGCGCAGCAGGGTGACGACGCCGATCACGGCGGCCGCCCAGATCAGCGGGAGGAAGAGGATCCATGGGCCGGGTCCGCCGTCCCAGTCGGCCAGGGTCTGCATCTCGGTTCATCTCCGTGGTGGGTGGGGTGGTCCTGTGACGTTCCGAGACTCCCCCGGCAGAGGGGTCCGGGTCGTCGTGCGGCCGGCGGCAGTGCGCGTACCTCCCCGGGAGTACGGCGGCGGAGCACGGCTGCTCCCGCTGGGTGCCGTGGCGCGGTAGCGCGCTGTACCTACTGGTATGTACAGTGCCCGTATGAGCACCCCGGAGCGACTGATCGAATCCACGCGCGAGCTGCTGTGGGAGCGCGGCTACGTCGGCACGAGCCCCAAGGCGATCCTGGAGCGCGCCGGCGCCGGCCAGGGCAGCATGTACCACCACTTCAAGGGCAAGCCGGATCTCGCCCTGGCGGCAATCCGGCGGACCGCGCAGGAGTTGCGGGCCACCGCGGAGGCGGTCCTGGACGGGCCGGGGACGCCGTACGAGCGCATCGAGGCGTATCTGCTGCGCGAGCGCGACGTGTTGCGCGGCTGCCCCGTGGGCCGGCTGACCATGGACCCGGACGTGATCGCCAGCGACGAGCTGCGCGCGCCCGTGGACGAGACGATCGCATGCATCCGTGAGCGGATCGCCGCGATCGTCGAAGAGGGCAAGCGGGACGGGCAGTTCGCGCCCGGGCTGGACGGCAAGGAGATCGGCGCGGCCGTCCTCGCGACCGTGCAGGGCGGCTATGTGCTGGCCCGCGCCTCCGGCTCCCCCGCCGCCTTCGACGCGGGCGTCCGCGGCCTGCTGTCCCTGCTCGCGCCCCGGACCACCGCACAAGGCGACTGAGCGCCGACCCACGTCCGCCCCGGCCCGCCGGTTCGGGCGCGACCGTCCAGAGAAAGGACCGAACGATGCACGCCATGCAGTACGAGGTGACCCTCCCCGCCGACTACGACCCGGACGTCATCCGCGCCCGGGTCGCCCGGCTGGGGCATCTGCTCGACGGCTGGGACGGCCTCGGGTTCAAGGCCTACCTGCTGCGCGAACGCGGCGTCCACGGCTCGCCGGTCAACCAGTACGCCCCCTTCTACCTGTGGAACACCGTCGAGGGCATGAACCGCTTCCTCTGGGGCGGTGCCTTCCAGGGGATCGTGGACGACTTCGGCCGTCCCGCCGTACGGCAGTGGACCGGCCTCGCCTATGCGGAGGGCACCCCCGGCGCGGCAGCAGCCTCCGCCGCGTTCGCGGTGCGACGGCGGCAACCGGTGCCGGACGGAGCCGAGTTGACCACGCTCATGGAGGAGGCGGCCGGCGAGGTGCGGCGGCTGGCCGGTGAGGACGGTGCCGTGCTCGCGGCGGCGGCCGTGGATCCGCACCGCTGGGAGCTGGTGCACTTCTCCCTCTGGGAGCACGACGCGCCCAAGGCCGAGGGAGACGTCTTCCAGGTGCTGCACCTGTCCGCGCCCGGCCGGGACCGTCTCCCCCGCGGCAGGCAGTGGTGAGCGAGGTCCGTACCGTGCTCGGGGACATCCGCCCCGAGGAACTGGGCGCCTGTGACGCGCACGACCATCTGTTCCTGCGCAGCCCTCGGCTGCCCGGCCAGGAACTCGACGACGTCCCCGCCGCACGGGCCGAACTCGCGGCGTTCCGCGCGGCGGGCGGATCCGCCGTCGTGCAGTGGACGCCGTACGGCATGGGGCGGCGGGCCGCCGACCTGCCGGGGCTGTCCCGCGCCACGGGCGTCCGGATCGTCTGCGCGACGGGCCTGCATCAAGCCGCGCACTACGGGCCGGAGTTGCTCGACGGTCTGCGGGGCGGCCTGGCCGAGGTGTTCGTATCCGAGCTGACCGAGGGGATCGGCACGTCGGGGGTGCGGGCCGGTCTGATCAAGGTGGCGGGCGGCTTCCACGGCCTGGACGCCCATGCCCGCTGGACGATGGCCGCCGCGGCCGAGGCGCACCATGCCACGGGGGCACCGATCGCCGTCCATCTGGAGCTGGGCACCGGGGCACTCGACGTACTCGACCTGCTGTGCGGTGAGTTGGGCGTGCCCGGACATCGGGTGATCCTCGGGCATCTCAACCGCTCCCCCGATCCGGTGACGCACCGGCAGGCCGCCGAGTCGGGGTGCTGGCTGGCCTTCGACGGGCCTTCCCTGGCGCATCACGCCACCGACTGGCGCATGCCGGAGGCGGTACTCGCCCTGGTGGAGGGCGGGTACGGGGACCGGGTACTGCTCGGCGGGGACACGGTCGTCGCCGGGGCGCGGTCGGTGAACGGCGGCCCCGGGATGCCCTACCTGCTGCGCCGGGTGCGGCCGCGATTGGCTGCGGCGGTGGGCGCGGAACTGGTGGACCGCATCCTCACGGAGCATCCGGGGCGGGCGTTCGCGGTCGACTGGGCGTGACGGTTCGGTGGGGCGCTACGTGACGGCGCCACGGGCCGAAGGATGGAGGGATGGAGTCGGAACACCCCCGCCACCGATCCGGGGAGGCGAGACGGTCATGGCACTGGTGATGTGCGATCGCTGCGAGCGCTGTGGGACGGTCGCGTTGCCGCCTCCGGCCGGATCGCGGGCGTGGGGGGCAAGCTGCTGCCATGAGTGCGGTCGGCCGTCGCGGTGTCCGCTGCGGGGCAGTCGGCCTCGGCAGAAGGCGTCCGCCCGCCACGGCCGAAGGGGGCTGGTCTCGGCAGGAGACCGGCCCGGTGGCGGGAGCCGCGGCTCAGTCGGAGGTCAGGTCGTGACGGCGTACGACCGGCTCCAGGTAGTCGGCCCGCGGCCCGTCCAGTCCGTCCAGGGCGGCCGCTGAGCGGATCAGCTCGATCCGGTCGAACTCGGCTTCTCGGCCCCGGGCGGTCTCCGCCCTCGCCAGCTCCGCGTACCGCTCGCCCAGCTCGGCCGCCGAACGTGGCGGCGCGGTGAACATGACGCCGACGTTGCCGCCGTCGCCCCGCGTGGCCAGCCTCAGGGTCAGGGCGTCGGCCGGGGTGTCGGAGCCGATCTCCTCGGTCAGTTCACGGGCGGCGTGCAGCGCAGACCGGCCAGGTCCAGCTCGTCCTGTCCGTCGGGGGGTTCGACGGTCCCGCCGGGCAGCTGCCAGCGTCCCGGCGCCGAGGTCGAGGGGGACATCCGGCCCACCAGCAGCCGGCCGTCGTCGGAGGGTTGCAGTACGGCGACGAACAGGGCCGGCCAGGTGGGCGCGTCCGGAACCTGGCGCAGGGCGCGGTAGCGGTAGGTGGCCCGGGCCCAGGACAGGACCAGGCCGTCGGGACCGTCCCGCTCCATCCCCGTCAGCGCGGCCACCGGGCCGTCGAAGAGCGCCGGGTTGGCCCGTACCGCCTCCTCCCAGTGGCGGTCCATCGCCGCGCGGTGGCGCGGGGACAGCTCCGGAGCCGGTGTCTCGACGAGCCGGATGCGCGGCGCGTCCCAGAGGTCCACCGCGTCGGCCGTCATCGCAGCGCCCCCAGCGGATCGTCCAGTACCGGCTGCCACGCCAGCTCCGCCGCGCCGACCAGGCTGTCGTGGTCCAGGGTGCAGGGCAGGATGGGGACTCCGCCGCTCTGGCCCCACAGGCTGCGGCCGGCGACGACCGCGCGCAGTCGCCCGGGGTCGGCCTCCAGGAGGGTGCGGTGCAGGCCGCCGAGGATGATGCGGTCGGGGTTGAGGATGTTGACCAGGCCCGCGAGGCCCTGGCCGAGGCGGTCGATCAGGGTCTCGGCGGCGGTGCGCACGGACGGGTCGGCGTACTGGGTGCGCAGCAGGTCGTTGGCCTGCTGGAGCAGGGAGACCTCGGGTCCGGGTGCGCGGCCCGCCTCGACGAGCAGGGCGAGCGGGTCCGCCTCGACGTCCAGACAGCCCCGGCTGCCGCAGTGGCAGGGGCGGCCCTCGGGGTTGACGGTGAGGTGGCCGACCTCCAGGGCCAGGCCCGAACTGCCGGTGTGCAGGCGGCCGTCGAGGACCAGCGCACCGC comes from the Streptomyces sp. NBC_00820 genome and includes:
- a CDS encoding DUF4865 family protein; translation: MHAMQYEVTLPADYDPDVIRARVARLGHLLDGWDGLGFKAYLLRERGVHGSPVNQYAPFYLWNTVEGMNRFLWGGAFQGIVDDFGRPAVRQWTGLAYAEGTPGAAAASAAFAVRRRQPVPDGAELTTLMEEAAGEVRRLAGEDGAVLAAAAVDPHRWELVHFSLWEHDAPKAEGDVFQVLHLSAPGRDRLPRGRQW
- a CDS encoding ABC transporter ATP-binding protein, with the translated sequence MTTTTARRTAARVVGAVKLYGAGDTAVRALDGVDVDFPAGRFTAIMGPSGSGKSTLMHCAAGLDTLTSGAAWIGDTELGALDDRRLTLLRRDRVGFVFQAFNLVPTLTVEENITLPLDLAGRRGDREWIDTLVDIVGLRDRLHHRPFELSGGQQQRVAVARAFAGSPDVVFADEPTGNLDSRSGEEVLGLLGRAVRETDRTVVMVTHDPVAAAHADEVLFLADGRLVDRMSSPTADKVLDRMKAFEVRT
- a CDS encoding phosphotriesterase family protein, whose protein sequence is MSEVRTVLGDIRPEELGACDAHDHLFLRSPRLPGQELDDVPAARAELAAFRAAGGSAVVQWTPYGMGRRAADLPGLSRATGVRIVCATGLHQAAHYGPELLDGLRGGLAEVFVSELTEGIGTSGVRAGLIKVAGGFHGLDAHARWTMAAAAEAHHATGAPIAVHLELGTGALDVLDLLCGELGVPGHRVILGHLNRSPDPVTHRQAAESGCWLAFDGPSLAHHATDWRMPEAVLALVEGGYGDRVLLGGDTVVAGARSVNGGPGMPYLLRRVRPRLAAAVGAELVDRILTEHPGRAFAVDWA
- a CDS encoding TetR/AcrR family transcriptional regulator, with the protein product MSTPERLIESTRELLWERGYVGTSPKAILERAGAGQGSMYHHFKGKPDLALAAIRRTAQELRATAEAVLDGPGTPYERIEAYLLRERDVLRGCPVGRLTMDPDVIASDELRAPVDETIACIRERIAAIVEEGKRDGQFAPGLDGKEIGAAVLATVQGGYVLARASGSPAAFDAGVRGLLSLLAPRTTAQGD
- a CDS encoding SHOCT domain-containing protein translates to MQTLADWDGGPGPWILFLPLIWAAAVIGVVTLLRRTARRGRGGPWRALESDRPAADSPLAVLGRRFAAGEIEEDEYWRRLSVLEEQFGRAGKGGAA